TGCCCGCGGTTTTCGACCCATCATGTCTCAGTCGCCCCTCTCCGAGTGGACCAACGACGTGCGGATTCGCATTCAGGAGTTCCAGCGGACGCTCCGGCGGACCGCGGAAGTCCTCCGAGGGACCACCGTTGACGCCGAGGAGTACGACCCCGGCGAACACGGGCCGCTGGTGACGTTCTCGGGGCTGTCGGGCTACGAGGAGGTGGACCGATACTGGGTGGACGCCCCCTTCGCGTTCGTCTCCATCAACTACGACGAGGTGGAAAACGAGTATCTGTATCAGGTCGTGGAACCCGAACTGGACGACCTCGAAACCGAACTGCTCGACCGCCTGCTCTCGGACATCCGCGACTCGCTGGTCCACCGCCGGGAACCCCGCGAGGACGCCGACGACCCGGCCACCGCCGAGAGCGTCCTAAAAGACGAACTCCGGGAACTCCTCTCGATGTACGGCGTCGAAGTGGACACGGCGAGCTTCTACCGGCTGTTCTACTACCTCTTTCGCTCGTTTCGCGGGTTCGACAAGTTGGACCCCCTGCTGTCGGACCCCCACATCGAGGACATCTCCTGTGACGGTTACGACTTGCCGCTGTTCGTCTACCACGACGAGTACACCGACATCGAGACGAACGTCGTCTACGGCCAAGAGGAGTTAGACAATCTCGTGGTCCGACTCGCCCAGCAGTCGGGCCGCCACGTCAGCATCGGCGACCCCGTGGTCGAGACGACCCTGCCCGACGGCTCGCGGGCCGAACTCGCCCTCGGCGAGGAGGTCACGCCCCGCGGGTCGGCGTTCACGATTCGGAAGTACGCCGACGAACCGTTCACGCCCATCGACCTCGTGGAGTACGGCACGTTTAGCCTCGACCAGATGGCGTATCTCTGGCTGGCCATCGAGTCGAACAAGTCGCTCATCTTCGCCGGAGGGACGGCGTCGGGCAAGACCACCTCGATGAACGCCATCTCGATGTTCGTCCCGCCGCGCTCGAAGGTGCTGACCATCGAGGACACCCGCGAGTTGGCGCTGTATCACGACAACTGGCTGTCGTCGGTCACGCGTGAGCGCCGGGGCGAGAGCGCCGACATCACGATGTACGACCTGCTTCGGTCCGCGCTTCGCCACCGCCCCGAGTACATCGTCGTCGGCGAGGTCCGCGGCGAGGAGGCGATGACGCTCTTTCAGGCGATGAACACGGGTCACACCACCTACTCGACGATGCACGCCGACTCGGTCCAGACGGTCATCAACCGCCTCGAAAACGAACCCATCAACGTCCCGCGGGCGATGATTCAGAGCCTCGACATCCTGTCGGTCCAGACGCTGACCTACGTCGGCGACGAGCGCGTCCGGCGGAACCGCGTGCTGGCCGAAATCGAGGGCATCGACCAGCGGACCGGCGACTTGGACTACTCGACGACGTTCTCGTGGAACGCCAACGCGGACACCTTCCGCCAGAGCGACAGCAACATTTTGGACGAGATTCAGGACGAGCGAGGGTGGTCCCGTAGCGAACTGCTCGAAGAACTCCGTGACCGCGAGCGCGTCCTCCAGTATCTCCGCGAGCAGGGCGTCTCGGACTACCGGCGGTTCACCGCGATGATAAACGAGTATTACTCCCATCCCGACCGCGTGTTGGACACCATCGAGTTGGACGCCGAGGTCACGACCGGGTTCGACTGATGTGGGGGTTTCTGCCGCTCGTACTGGTCGCGCTGTTCGCGCTCCCGGTGGCGCTCGCGCCGGTCTCGCGCCGGGCGAACCGACTCGTCGTCTTCCTCGC
This genomic stretch from Halorussus pelagicus harbors:
- a CDS encoding type II/IV secretion system ATPase subunit — translated: MSQSPLSEWTNDVRIRIQEFQRTLRRTAEVLRGTTVDAEEYDPGEHGPLVTFSGLSGYEEVDRYWVDAPFAFVSINYDEVENEYLYQVVEPELDDLETELLDRLLSDIRDSLVHRREPREDADDPATAESVLKDELRELLSMYGVEVDTASFYRLFYYLFRSFRGFDKLDPLLSDPHIEDISCDGYDLPLFVYHDEYTDIETNVVYGQEELDNLVVRLAQQSGRHVSIGDPVVETTLPDGSRAELALGEEVTPRGSAFTIRKYADEPFTPIDLVEYGTFSLDQMAYLWLAIESNKSLIFAGGTASGKTTSMNAISMFVPPRSKVLTIEDTRELALYHDNWLSSVTRERRGESADITMYDLLRSALRHRPEYIVVGEVRGEEAMTLFQAMNTGHTTYSTMHADSVQTVINRLENEPINVPRAMIQSLDILSVQTLTYVGDERVRRNRVLAEIEGIDQRTGDLDYSTTFSWNANADTFRQSDSNILDEIQDERGWSRSELLEELRDRERVLQYLREQGVSDYRRFTAMINEYYSHPDRVLDTIELDAEVTTGFD